Below is a window of Impatiens glandulifera chromosome 2, dImpGla2.1, whole genome shotgun sequence DNA.
CATTAACAAATTCACGATTTCCTTGCTTTGACTTGGAAGACAACTGCTTTACAGCAATTAAACCTCCATCCGATAGCACACCCTGAGAGAATCAAACATAATCATGCTTGATGTATAGATGTTTCAACAATTTAAACCATTATTTCATCTGAGGAAGAAAAGGATTACTTTATAAACTGGACCAAATCCACCTTCACCAATTTTGTTTGAGGGATCAAAATTACCAGTCGCACGTTTGATTTGTCTCAGACTGAAATAACCAGTCTGAAGGTCTTGCAGCTGAAGTTCTGCAACATAAAAATATGGATGGATGGAGTTATGAAGAACAGAAGATATTATAAATTCGTGCAATTTCAGCTCACCTTTTTCATCGAGTTGTTTCCCTTTGAAACAGCCCATTGCCCATAGAACAGCCAATATCAACACAAGGAGGAGAGCAACAGAACCAATCACAATACCAGCAATGGCACCGGCTTGTAGTCCTCCAGTGTCAACCTTAAAGTCTGccaaaaaaagtaaaaaatcatAATCCGTTTATGACAAGAGTCAAAAAGAAAGTCGGAACATACTAGGTGTTACTGTGATGGCCGATATAAGAGGACCATAAACCCCTCTATCTGGTATTGCTGTAGTCCCTTTCCCTGACCAGTACAAGTGGATATCAAGAGTGCTGTCATTTACAAGGGTGTTATTAAATTCCAGAACATGGGCCTTCCCAACTCCTCCTGCTAACTTGGCAATGTTGAAATCCTTAAAAACCAAATTTCCCTAAGAAACAAGACAGATAAATGGATTAGGATTATTTCATCAAAAACATATATTACTATAACATAGGATTAATTAATCCCTACAACACAACTACTTACTTGgactgaaacatcaaagacgcGTTCACCAAGGCTGCTAAATGTTTCGTTATTAGAGTACATAATTTCAGCAAAGTGCAGTCGGACCCTGTAACTGCCTTGTCGCAAACAGAGTCCGTAATATCTGAGCGAAGTTGGGGCAAGGCGAGCAGTTTGATAGATGTCTCCATCAGTTATATTTAAGGCAAATGAATTGTCTCCTTTATATCGTCCATCTTTGCTCCTGCCCATGAATGTCCCTAAGCTGGTATAAGCCCAATTTtgtaaatagtaaaaataagaAGGTCCCTCTGGTGATAAATCTTCTTCATAGCTGTTTCCCTCGTAAGTTATCCGATTCCCTCCACAATTAATAAACAATGAATGATCTGCACAAACCAAACATTGTTGGTATTTGGTATTTGGTATTTACAACCAATAGAGAGACTATTAATACTAACATTTAGTTTTTTGGGGGCAAGTGAGATCCTTCCCCATGCACCAAGCAATTCTacaaaatacattatatataataaatggtTGCAAGAAGGAGAACTTAAGTAAGAAACTCGCCCACAAGTCTAATCTGATGGAGAACTTACGAGTTGCTTGGTGCTCCAGAATGGCTGGAAACTATATTCCTGTTGAGAAACATATAAAACGTCGGTGTTGagacaatatttatataaaaaactgAAGCATAGAAGAGAAAAATCTTACACGCTTGATGACTGACAACCTGTTTGAGATGACCCTCCCGTAAAGTTGTTATAAGAAATATCACTACAAGAATATCGAGCTTTTAATATCAGACGAGCATGTCAAATATGCTGAAAAAGATTTTAATGATTGGTCGGAAATTCACTAACATTCTGTTTTTGCTGTTGAATATCCAATCCGGTACGTTTCCAGTCAAGGAATTGTTGGCTAGAAAcctacataaaaataaaaccttgtcaaaataatgaaattagGAAAAATAGATTTTAAGGATTGTGATGACACACTATTAGCTGCCATACATGTAATCAAAATCTAGATTCTGATATGTATTTGGAATAGGACCAGTCAACTTGTTAAAGCTCAGGTCTCTgcacaagaaaaaaaaaacactaatattaaataaaattcaagaaaaatctcatcttcagaagaaattatgttaattttaaacttaCAAGGTCTTAAGTGTAGTTAATTCACCAATATACGGAGGAAGTGGACCAGTGATTCTACAGTTTCTCAGGATCCTATTATAACATAAACGACAAACAAGTTAACAAGACGACTGATTAAAGCACTTGAAAAATATAATCCTATAATAATCAAACTCACAATATTTCCAGCTTCTTCATGGTTTCCAGAGCAGGGAATGATATGCTAGGTCCAGTCAAATCTGATATCATCCTGAAAGATGGTGTTATTTTAAAGTGAATAAAATCTGAGCTACAGAAATTTCTTTTCAGATGGAATTAATCCCTTACAGATCTTCTAAATTTGTCAAATTAGTGAAGGTAGAAGGAAATGGACCGCTCATTCCTGTTCCTTGCATGTCCCTTCCAAGTGTATAAAGCAATATAAGTTGCCAAACATATACAATCTAACTGCTATTGAAGAGAAAGGGCATATTCTTACAGTCTTTTAATCATTTTCCAGTTTCCAATCAGATCCGGTATCTTCCCAGATAGGCTGCCTCCATCTATCCTACTGCATTTATTCAGGAAAATCTCTTAATAATACTGAAAACTTGAAatttacaacaacaaaaaaaaactccaAAATGAGCAATCACTACTTGGGCAGCAGCACCAGCACTTACAAATCTGTCAAATTCCTGAGATTGCTAAAAGTTTCTGGTATTGTCCCTGAGAAATTGTTGGCCGAAAGAAGGCTGAAGAAGAAAGACaatacattttcaattttattgaaACCACCTCACTTATGAGACAATGAAATCTTACAGCCTCGATAATTGACTCAAACTTCCGAGGTTTTCAGGCAGAGGACCTACAAGTTGATTATCCTCCAAGACCCTGTAGTATTTCACAAACATGGCAAAACCAACACGAAGACATTCAAAAAGGAATTTTGAACCATGACAACTTACAGGCTCTCAAGTGTAGCAATATCACCAATTTCCTTAGGAATTGAACCACTTAAGCGGTTACCCAACAAAGATCTGTGTGTGTAAAAGACTTAATTGATTACATCTTAAAATGGGTGGGGTGTTGACTAAGAGATGCAGCATAGAACACAAAGCTTACATAGTCCTGAGAAAAGAAAGCTTCCCAAACTCTGAGGGGATAGAACCATTAATATAGTTACGAGAAAGATCTCTGCACATGAAGATAGAAGAATCAGCTGCAagtaacttatttttaacttttgatGAATATGAAATGAGCAGGATTAATTACATCTCTTGCAAATGAGTCAGATTTGCAAACTCTGTGGGTAATTGTCCTGTTAAATTTTGACCCTTGAACTGTCTGCACTATCAACTAGAGTaagttgaaagaaaaataagttcACACACAATTAATGATTGTCATCGAGTAACATACATGTTAGTGACGTGACAAATGGACCCATTGCAATTGTTACTGTTGCAtgtaatattaacaataatgaCATCGCCCAAAGTCTGATTTACAAAAGCACCCGTAATGCATAAGTCGCGACTAATGTTCAAATGTTTAATCTGCAGCTTTGTAGATATTGCTTCCAGAGCTTCAACTGTGTTGTAAGAGTGCACACAAATAAGCTCAACAGTTAACAAAAACATTGAACTTAGTCAGACATATGTTAAAGAGATTAATAACTATTGGTTTTCAAAGGATTGCTCAGTTGAAATTCTCTATTCTTAAAAATTGAAGCAGGTAAggtttttttcatcaaacaacatACACAAGAGCTAATTTGATATTGGGTTTTCTCTCGTACAAtgtctatatttttatttcgtGAATTCAAATCATTCAATTCATCagctaaaatatcaaaaatactattactttatttttgtatttataaaattaaaaataaaataaaaaaataagacaacggattaagtatgtaacccgcaaacacacttaaccattaaCCAGACACTTAACTTAGACACTTAACTTACTGCCTAACGGGCTCGAACTCAGAAACTTAGGGTTAATATCCACTTCTTATCccgtatttataaaattaactataaatacaaaataacattataagAACTTGTTTGTTGTTGAGGTTTTCCGAACTTTTATCAAATAACTTCTTTGCAATATCTTATTTCTTTTCATCCatcaaataatttagttatgaaacaaaatatgaaaatactcttaatagtatttttataaaattataaaaagatattataataattctaaCAAATTAAAGACTCAAATATTCTACttcttcataaataaataaataaataaataaacattcaaataacacaatatcaaataaacttcttttttttaatcgtacaaacaaaataaaaataaaaattaaatgacgcaatatcaaacaaacaaactcaTATCGGTCCAAAAAGCCTACATGTAATAATCAAAACCAACAGTTAAAAAGGCAAAAGAGgtaactaataattatttaaataaaatataccctttatttataaaaaaaaaaaaaagcttaaatatcaataattatcCTTTATTAATTGTAGGACATGTGACCACGCAGCAGCCGCCCTACAAAATGCCAGATGACTCATAAATAATATGGGCCCCATCATActgattgatttgaaaatcaaCATGGGCAGTATATTTTAagaaatcaattttaatattaaattattaaatgtcatttaaaaatatgaaacatatcttttattaaaaacactATTCATCcaatcaattcattaataattaagactattaaaaactcaaaatatcttaatttttttaattcagatTATCCAACATCAATCAAGCAAGAAAGCTTCATATGTAATGAAAATGAAAACTAGTTATCTTATTCTTCAATCCACCACCGAAGAAAAATCCAAATtcagaatattaaaaaaattaacctaAAATTTCTTAAATCAGAGATGGAAAGTATTCAATAATGGAAAGCAAGAGGGAGAAAGGGGTA
It encodes the following:
- the LOC124923804 gene encoding probable LRR receptor-like serine/threonine-protein kinase At1g53430; the encoded protein is MLKLLLTLSLVVVCFFPNYSFRSSAQFLPLPDNEVEALEAISTKLQIKHLNISRDLCITGAFVNQTLGDVIIVNITCNSNNCNGSICHVTNIQFKGQNLTGQLPTEFANLTHLQEIDLSRNYINGSIPSEFGKLSFLRTISLLGNRLSGSIPKEIGDIATLESLVLEDNQLVGPLPENLGSLSQLSRLLLSANNFSGTIPETFSNLRNLTDFRIDGGSLSGKIPDLIGNWKMIKRLDMQGTGMSGPFPSTFTNLTNLEDLMISDLTGPSISFPALETMKKLEILILRNCRITGPLPPYIGELTTLKTLDLSFNKLTGPIPNTYQNLDFDYMFLANNSLTGNVPDWIFNSKNRIDISYNNFTGGSSQTGCQSSSVNIVSSHSGAPSNSIAWCMGKDLTCPQKTKYHSLFINCGGNRITYEGNSYEEDLSPEGPSYFYYLQNWAYTSLGTFMGRSKDGRYKGDNSFALNITDGDIYQTARLAPTSLRYYGLCLRQGSYRVRLHFAEIMYSNNETFSSLGERVFDVSVQGNLVFKDFNIAKLAGGVGKAHVLEFNNTLVNDSTLDIHLYWSGKGTTAIPDRGVYGPLISAITVTPNFKVDTGGLQAGAIAGIVIGSVALLLVLILAVLWAMGCFKGKQLDEKELQLQDLQTGYFSLRQIKRATGNFDPSNKIGEGGFGPVYKGVLSDGGLIAVKQLSSKSKQGNREFVNEIGMISALQHPNLVRLFGCCIEGNQLLLVYEYLENNSLARWLFGRQENKPNLDWETRKKICLGIAKGLAYLHEESRLKIVHRDIKATNVLLDKDLNAKISDFGLAKLDEEENTHISTRIAGTIGYMAPEYAMRGYLTEKADVYSFGVVALEIVSGKSNTNYRPKEEFVYLLDWAFVLQEQGNLLDLVDPSLGPNYPKKEVMVMLNIALLCSNFSPTLRPTMTSVVKMLKGESPIQAPQIRRRTPEEDRMFQTFERLSHDSQTHATSWAAQTSQVRGTTSTNGPWTDSAVSNQSENLIELDSSSEKFI